The window GGGCGCTGCGGGCTGCAACGCAGGTCATTCCGATCATCTTTGTCGGGCTCTCGGATCCGGTCGGGACAGGCCTCGTCGTCGATCTGGCAAGGCCGACCAGCAATCTTACCGGCTTCTCGCTTTATGAGCATGCTATGAGCGGGAAATGGCTGAGCCTGTTGAAGGACATGGTGCCCAGCATGAGCAGTGCGATGCTTCTGTACAATCCCGAGACCGCGCCATATGCGCCCCTTTATCTTGAGGCCGCACACCAGGTGGAAAGTCGCCTGCGCATGACGGTTATCGGCGCCTCCGTCCGCAGCGGCGCCGAGATCGCGGGGGTCATCGAGACGGCGGCGCGGAATGGTAGCGGGCTCGTCGTGCTGCCGGATGGCGGTTTCTTCAGTACTCAGAGCGCCATGGCAATCCCGTTGCTGGCCCAGCGCCGCGTGCCGGCGATCTTCGCCGTCCGCTTCTATGCTGTGAATGGCGGGCTGATGTCTTATGGCGCCGACCTGACGCAACAGTTTCGGGACGGCGCTGGCTATGTCGCTCGCATCCTTCGCGGCGCCGAGGTCCGCAGTCTTCCGGTGCAATTCGCCACGAGGTTTGATCTCGTTATCAACGTGAGAGCCGTCCACGCGCTTGGGCTGGCGATCCCGGAACGATTGCTGATGGAGGCTGAGCTGATCGACTAGCTTGCTCGGGCGTCGCGGGGGATGAGGCAGCGTTTCGTTGATCTCGATCAACAAACGCCAGCTCTCGGGTCTGATGATCGCCGGACATGTGTATGGAGGATCTGATGTTTTGCTGCGGCAGGACCTTGATGGCGCTTGCGCTCGTGATCGCGATTCCGCTGGCGGCGGCGGCGCAGACCGCAGATAAGGCGCCCGCCTCCAGCCCACAGCAGGCAGATCCCCCCGCGCAAGCCGCAGAGCTTCTGAAGCCGGAGCAACTCGAAGCTCTGGTCGCGCCGATTGCGCTCTACCCCGACGAGTTGCTTGCCAACGTGCTGGCGGCCTCCACCTATCCTCTGGAAGTCGTTCAGGCCGATCGCTGGCTGAAGGAGCGCAAGACTCTGAAGGGTGATGCCCTGAAGACTGAAGTCGAGAAGCAGCCGTGGGATGACAGCATCAAGGCGGTGGCCTCGACTGCAGAGGTCCTGGCCATGATGAGCGACAAGCTCGACTGGACCAAGGCGCTGGGGGACGCCGTGCTGGCACAGCAGCCGGATGTGATGGATGCGGTCCAGCGGCTGCGTACCAAGGCTTATGACAACAAGAAGCTGGTGACCACCAAGCAGCAGAAGGTGAGCGTCAAGACAGAGGAAAGCAGGCAGGTGGTCGTGATCGAGCCGGCGGTTCCCGATACGATGTATGTGCCGTACTACGAGCCTGCGACAGTCTACGGCGCGTGGCCCTACACCGAGTATCCACCATATTACTTCGGCTACCCGTCCTACATCGGCGCAGGCGTTGTCGCGGCGGGTCTCGCCTTCGGCACGGCCTGGGCCATCGGTCGCTGGGGCAATTATTGGGGCGGCGGCTGCAACTGGGGCAACCGCAACGTCTATATCAATCACCGGACCACGAATATCGGAAATGGCTGGCAGCACAATCCCTCGCATCGCCAAGGGGTACGCTACAACAACGCCAACGTTCAGCAGCGCTTCGGCAATAGCAATCTGAAGGCCGGGGCCGCCGACCGGATGGATTTCCGCGGCCGCGACGGACAGCAGAAGCCGGGACAGGATCGGCCAGGTGCGGGAGATCGCGCAGAAGATCGTGCCGGCGATCGCGCAGGTGATCGAGGCGGTGACCGACAAGGCGCGGGCGATCGTGCCAAGGCGGGAGGCGATCGTGCCAAAGGTGGCGGCGATCGCGCGGCCAAAGGCGGTGGTGCCAAGAATGCCGGCGCAAAGAGTGCTGGCCCTAAAGCGGGCGGTGCCAAGGGCGGCGGCGGCACCAAGGCCGCGAACCGCGGTGGTGGTGGCGCCCTGAACGTGTCGTCGGGCCGCTCGGCGGCTGCAGCATCGGCCCGTGGCCAGGCGAGCATGGCGAGCATGGGACCGCGCGGTGGCGGCAGCGGAGGCGCGAGCTTCGCCGGCCGAGGCGGCGGCGGAGGCTTCCAGGGTGGCGGTGGCGGTGGCCGCGGTGGTGGTGGTGGCGGCGGACGGCGTTCCGATATCGGGCTGAAGCACGATGTCGTTCTGCTCGGCCATCTCGCAAGCGGGCTTGGTTACTACCGCTTCAGCTATATCGGCAGCGACAAGGCCTATGTCGGCGTCATTGCGCAGGAAGTCGAGGAAGTGAAGCCGGTAGCCGTCACCCGCGGAGCCGACGGCTATCTCCGGGTCCATTACGAAAAGCTCGGTCTGAAATTCCGTACCTATCGCGATTGGCTCGAGAGCGGCGCGCGGATTCCTGCGGGGGTGACGCCATGATGGGTCTGAAGTCGCTTCATCGTGCGGCGTTGCCGGCCATCATGGCGCTGGCGCTCCTGAACTCGCCATCCCTTGCGCAGCAGTCCTATCCGACACCGGAGGATGCGGCAGCGGCGCTAGCCGCCGCCGTCAAAAGCGGGCCGGACCGGGCCATCCTGAAAGTCCTCGGCAGCGCTGCCGAGGACATCGTCTCGTCCGGTGATGAGGTCGCCGACGTCGACATTCGGAAACGCTTCATCTCGATGTATGAAGCCAAGCATTCGATCAAGGCGGAGGGTAACAAGAAGGCGATGCTGATGTTGGGTCCGGACGACTTCCCGTTCCCGATCCCACTCGTCAACACCAAGACCGGATGGGAATTCGATACTGCCGAAGGCCGCATCGAAGTGCTCTATCGCCGCATCGGCCGCAATGAGCTCGACGCCATCCAGACCTGTCTCGCCTTTGTCGATGCCGAGAACGACTACGCCGACAAGGATCGCGGTGAGGGGGCCGGCGTGTACGCACAACGCATCGTCAGCAGCGCGGGCAAGAAGGACGGGTTGTTCTGGCGCGACGACAATGACCAGAGCCCGCTCGGCGCATTGGCAGCGCAGGCTTCGGCAGAAGGCTACAAGGCCGAAGAGGGTGCGGCGCCCTACCACGGCTATTATTTCCGGATCCTGAAGGGGCAGGGGTCGAACGCGCCAGGCGGCGAGCTCAACTATGTAGTCAAGGGCAAGATGATCGGAGGTTTTGCACTGGTCGCCTGGCCTGCCGAGTACGGCAATTCCGGCGTCATGACCTTCCTGGTCAACCATGCGGGCGTTATCTATCAGAAGGATCTCGGTTATCGGACCAAGGTTCTCGTCTCCCGCATGACTGCATTCGATCCGGACCAGACCTGGAAGAAGGTCGATGGTGCAAAACCCTGAGCTACGCACGCAGATAGTGCGTCTGGCAACCCTCGTATCGGTCGCCAACCTTAGCACGATCATGATCTCTATGAAGTGAGCGAAAGGCGGAACGATCGTGACGGTCTCGTAGTGTCATTGCAACGAAGTGGGAGCGGAGATTGGCATCTCCAACTCGAAAACGGAGCCCCTGACGTCCGATTTGACCAGCCTCAACCTTCCTCCGCACCTTGCGACCAGGTTGGAGGAGATGGCCAGTCCCAACCCCATACCGCCTTGCTTCGTCGTGAAGAAAGGGTCGAAGATGCGCTCTTGATGACGCGGTGTGATGCCGGTGCCCGAGTCCTCGACGGACAAATGGACCGTTGCGCCACCATCGAGGGCGGTTTTCAGACGGAGCTCTCGTTGGTCGGCGGGGACAGAGCTCATTGCGTCAATCGCGTTTTTGCAGAGGTTCAGGACAATCTGCTGAAGCTCAGTGCCGTCCAGTGCGACTGGAGGTATGTTGCCCTGAAGCTCCGTCGTCACTGATACGCCATTGGCCAGGAGATCGTGCTTCAACAGTCTCAGTGTAAGCTCCGCGATGTCCTCGACGTTTGCCGAAGCGCCGCCGCGCGCCGTTTTGATTGTCATCTCGCGAATGCTCGATATGATGTCAGCCGCCCGACCGCCGTCGGCTTCGATGTCACAGAGGATGTTCTCGAGTTCCTCGAGTTCAGGGGAGGCAGCTCGCAAGTGACTCAACCCTGTCGCAGCATTGAGCGAGATGGCCCCCAATGGCGATCTCAGCTCATGGGCGATCGCGCCAGTGACCGCATCGATGCTGAGAAGCCGGTTCGCTCGTTCGCGTCGCTGCAGGGCAATGACGCTGGCGAGGCGCGAATAGATAAACATCGTTTCGATGAGCAATACGGTCAGCAACATGCAACTGCCGACCAGAACGAAACCGCGTGCTGCATACCAACCGATGGTGAATCGAACCGAGCTGCCGATGATCGCTACCAGAAAGTTCGGCAAGTAGGCGAGCAAAGTCACCATCAGCCAAAGGTCAAGAATGGTGCGCATGCGCGCAAACAAGACGGTGAGAGCAGTCACATTCCAAAGCAAAAGTAGCAGGTTGACCTGATTACCGAGAGGCGTCTGATGCTTGACGTCGTTCATGTAGAAGCTAGGGAGAAGATCGGCTTTCGCGGTCACCATCCATGTCAGTGCTGCCACGGTGGCGGCGATGCCGCCGAAAGCTAGTACGATCGCGACTATTGCGGGTCTGCCTGGTCGGCCGGCGGTGGAGTGATCCTTTGTGAATCCGTACACCAGGATAGCCGCGGGAAAAGCCGTGTGCCAAAGCACGTAAAGCCAAGCGGGGCTATCCAGTCCATTTCCAATGACACCTGCGCTAGCGTATCCGTTCGGAAAAGCGAGCGTTTGCAAGAATGCGAACGATCCGCTGAAAACGTATCCGCTCGCGAGTGCGAGAAGTGCCCGCTGAGGCTGGATCGAAAATTGTGCAAACAGCAGGGCTGCCGTGATGAACTCGGCCAGGGCTAAGGCGGTCTGCAATACTGGAACGAAACCATTGATCTGGCCCAGTTGGATCCGGGCGAACGGCGCGATGGCCGCTGCAAAGGCGATGAGCAAGACGGCGACACCCACCGCCCAGGCCTTTTGGCGAGGTGTTGCGGGTATGTTCGCGATGATCAATGGGAATTCTTGCTCATCATCGTAGGGGGGCTCGGCGGCTGCATTGGCCGATCGCTGGCTCGCTCGCGCAATGCCCAATCCTGACGCTGTCGCACCGCCGCCAAGTCCCATGAACTTGCGCTGGCTCATTCTGCCTCCGGGCCCACGAGACAGCATCTTACTCGTCCCCGCGCCCGTTGAAAGCCCATAAGGGCTGATCGGCGTGTTCGGAAGAGACATCTGCCGGCCGGACTTATGTTCGCAACATGGCCTCGATCTCTTGCGTTGCTTCAAGCAGCGTGCGGTCTTGTCCGCGTGCAGCGATGACCTGAAGCCCGAATGGAAGCCCGTACCGATCCGTTCCGCACGGTGTCGAAATCGCCGGCAGGCGGGCATGATTGACAAAGGGAGTTAACGCCGCGTGCGCGCGGGTTCGCCGCGCGGCCACCGATCCTGTCGGGTCCGGACTGGGTGAGTGGCCAGGCGACACAGGGGACGGTTGGCGCCAGCAACAGATCGACCTCGGTGAAGAATGCAGCGAAAGCATTGGCGATTGCGGCGCTTGCCAGCAGCGCACCAGCTACTTCGGCGCCCGACCACGCCAGCCCTTACTCGATCTGCCTGGCGATATCAGGATCGAAGACGGTCGGATCCTCGCGGAAGGCGTCTCGATAGAGTGCGGCGAGGAGCGAGAGTTTAGGTTTTCCAATTGGTTAGCGGGCGACGTGTGCGCGATGTGTGCACTGGAAAATTCCTGGAAAGTTCGAGTGAGCGACCTCGATCTGAATCGCGCAAGGCGCTCTCGAAAGGGAGCAGCGCGGAATTGCGCTCGATGTGTTTGTGTTTGGAGCCAAGACTGCGTCGAGGATCGCTGGTCAGGAGCAATACAGGTCGCGCGCGAGTGATTTCTGTCTGTGCCAGGACCTAGTATGCGCGAGGAAGCTCCGATTTGATCTTTCGATACTGTCCTTCTAGCCTCACGGCGACGTCTCCCTCGCATGGGTGGTGCGAACGCAAGGGCTTGTTCAGTGAGGATTCTGATTGTCGAGGACGATGCCGCCATGGCGCGGGGCCTTGCCGAGCGGCTCAAGCTGTCCGGGTTCGCCGTCGATATCGAGTCTGACGGGGCTTCGGCGGCGCAGACGGCGTTGCTGGAACCCTACAGCCTCATCATCCTGGACATCAACTTGCCGAACGTGTCGGGTTTCGGAGTCCTGCACAAGATACGGCAGGCGGGGTCAACCGTTCCGGTCATGATTCTGACTGCCCGTTATACGGTCGGCGACAAGGTCAGCGGGCTCGATCTCGGCGCCGATGATTACCTCTCCAAGCCGTTTGATATCGCCGAGTTTGATGCCCGCGTCCGTGCGCTCGTGAGAAGGGGGCAAGGGCTGCCCAATCCGACCTTGATCTGTGGCCCGCTCGCGTACGACCGCGCCGCGGGCACGATTACGCTGAGCGGCCGGCCGCTTGAGTTGCGACGGCGCGAGTTTGCCGTGTTGGAAGTGCTGATGACCCGCGCCGGCAAAGTCGTGTCCAAGGAGCGTCTGATCGCGGAGGTATTTGGCTTCGACGAGGCGGTAGCGCCGAACGCGGCGGAACTCTATGTTGGTCGCGTTCGCCAGAAACTCGGTCCCGACGGGCCGCGGATCCGCACCGTCCGCGGGCTAGGGTATCTGCTGGAGGTATAGTGATCGCCACCTGGCGGCCGTCGTTGAGGCGAACGCTCCTCACCAATCTGGTGGCGCCCGCCATTGTATTGGCGATCGTGCTTGGAATCGGCGGTATGTTGCTGATCCAGCGCGTTGTCCAGACAGTCCATGACCGGTTGCTCGATGGATCGGTTCTCGCCATTGCCGAACGTGTCGGCGTGGAAGATGGCGAACTGACCGTCGACTTGCCGCAGGTTGCGCTCGGCATGCTGGAAAGCCAGTCGCACGATAGCATTTACTACAGCGTAACTTACCTCGGCGAATTGATCACCGGGTACAAGGATCTTCCATTGGCCGGCTTCGATCGATTGAAGGCTGGGGAAACAGGCCATCGCGATGGCGCGTATCGCGGCAAAACGGTTCGTATCGGCGCGCAGGCGCGGCAGGTCTACGGCAGGCCAGGGCTGGTCCTCGTCGCAGTGGCCGAAACGGTGCAGGCACGCCGCGTCGTCGAACGTGAAATGCTGATCGGACTGGCGATGCTCGAGGCCGGGTTGATTAGCCTCATCGCTTGCCTCGGCTGGTACGCGGTCGATCGAGGCCTGAGGCCGCTTGGCGAACTCAAGCAAGAAATCGACGCGCGCGGTATTCAGGGCGGTCCAAATCTCAGTCCGCTCGATCTTTCCCGGGTGCCGCAGGAAGCTTTAGCACCGGCGCTCGCGGTAAATTCCCTGCTACAGCGGCTGGATCTGGCCATTGGACTGGTGCGCCGATTCACCGCCGATGCCTCGCATCAGATGCGAACGCCATTGGCGATATTGCGGACGCATCTCGATCTGGTGCGACGCCTGGGGTCGGAGACGCCGGCGGGCCGATCTGCTCTCAACGAGGTCGATAACGCCATCAACCGCCTTGAACGGCTGCTCGGGCAGCTCGTGACACTGGCTCGGGCCGACGAGCAGAACATTGCGCAACCGGCCGCGGAGAACGTTGACCTGAACGAGGTCGCCTTCAATGTCCTGTCGGAGCGTGCCCCACAGGCTTTCGCGCGCGACATCGACGTCCAGTTCGATCGATTTGACGGTCCCGCGGTCATCGCCGGCAATACCGTCCTGATTGGCGAATTGCTGGCAAACCTGATCGACAATGCCATCCGCTACAACCAACCCGGCGGGTTGGTCCTGGTTCGCGCGGTTGTTGACGCCACGACCGCGCGAATTGAAGTCGAGGATACCGGTCCAGGAATTCCGGAGGCCCATCGCGCCCGCGTCTTCGAGCGTTTTTATCGGATTCCGATGGCGAACGGCCCTGCGGGCAGCGGTCTTGGACTAGCCATCGTGAAAGCCTTGTCGGACCGTCTCGGGGCTCAAATCGTGCTTGCACCTGGCCCGGAAGGCCGGGGTCTGCGGGTTTCCGTGAGCTTTCCTCTTGCCAAGCGTGATGGTGAAAGCTCAAGTTGAGGCCCGATTGTGCGCTGCCGTACAAATGGCTGCAGTCCCGAACAAACTGAAGTCCGCAAAGCGGATCATCGATGAGGAAACGTCCCGATGGGGGCTGCCAAAGCCTTGGCCTTGTGCGTTGGAGTCTTGCTCGCATGGCCTGCCATGTCGGAGCAGGCGCAAGTAAGCCTTCCCAAGGGGCAAGCATCCGCTATCGCCGGAGCTCGAGAGCAACTCAACATCGTATCGACGACCCAGGACGCGGACGTCGCCGACTTGCTTGCCGATTTCCGGGCACGTCATCCGGACATCGAGATCGTCCATACAAAGATCAATTCCAACGAGATCTACAATCAAGTCGTGGATCCCTCGACCTCCAGCGCAGCACCCGGAGACATTGTCTGGAGCTCCGCGATGGATCTGCAGATCAAGCTCGTCAATGACGGCTATGCCCAACCCTATGTGTCGAAGGAAATTGCACATATCCCGGATTGGGCAATCTGGAAAGACGAAGCCTATGCCATCACGGCGGAGCCGATTGTCATTGTTTATAATAAGAATCTCGTTGCGGAGTCCGACGTTCCCCGAACCCGCGCTGATCTGAAGAGGCTTCTAAGCCGAAAGCCTGACACCTATCGGGGCAAGATCGCAACCTATGACCCGGAGCAGAGCGGGACCGGATTCCTGTTCATCACGCGCGATGCCGGAATCACGAGGACGACGTGGGATTTGGTCCGTGCCTTCGGCGGCGCCGGTATCAAGCTCTACTCGACCACCGGAACGGTGCTCGATCGAATTTCATCCGGCGAACATTTGATCGCCTACAATATGATAGGGTCTTACGCGATCGAACGGGCCAAGGAAGATGCCTCAATCGGAATAGTGTTTCCTGCCGACTACATCACGTTGATGTCGCGCATAGCCTTCATACCGGTCACCGCGCCAAACCCAGAATCCGCGAAACTGTTCCTCGATTACTTGCTTTCGGAACGCGGCCAGAAATTTCTCCTGGCCCGGTCGGTCGGTCCTGTGCGCCTCGGTCTCGGTGCACAAGGCGTGATACCTGCGGATCGCAGCAACGCGGTCAAGCCGATCCATATTGGTGCAGAATTGCTCACCTATCTCGATCAATCGAAACGAGCGAGCTTTCTCAAAGAGTGGCGCCGCGCGTTGCAGGATCGATAGAAATCCACGGATTTGGATTTCAAACGGAATAACATCCGAGAGAAGCCCCCCATATCTGCCGCTCATCAAGCGCGCTGTCTTCAACCCGATTTTCCTGCGGAGTGCGGCAGCGACAGGTTGGTGACAGGGAGCTGATATACGATGAGGCAGCAATCGTAGCTTGAACGATCGCACCCCGCGTATCGGTCAATCCGGCCGCGATTAAGTTCGCAACACCTGCAAGACGGGTGAACAAGACAAAAATCATAAACGATAAAAAGGGAGAACGGCATGACGGCTACCACCGGACAGTCGAAGCTTGGCATGGTGCTCCGCGTCACCAGTGGCAACTTTCTTGAGATGTTCGATTTCTTTCTGTCCGGGGTCTACGCATCGTACATCGCCAAGGCCTTCTTCCCGCTCGAAAATGAATACGCGTCACTGCTGCTGACCTTTGTCGCGTTTGGCGCAGGTTTTCTGATGCGCCCGCTCGGCGCCATCATCCTCGGCGCCTACGTTGATCGGATCGGCCGGCGCCAAGGCCTGATCGTTACGTTATCGATCATGGCTGCCGGAACGGTGCTCATCGCGTTCGTGCCGAGTTACGCAACCATTGGCATATTGGCGCCGATCCTTGTCTTGATTGGACGCCTGCTGCAAGGCTTCTCGGCTGGCGTTGAGCTCGGTGGTGTTTCCGTCTATCTCTCGGAGATGGCCACACCGGGGAAGAAGGGTTTCTACGCCAGCTGGCAATCGGCAAGTCAACAGGTCGCGATCATCGTCTCGGCCTCGCTGGGTTTCGCTCTGAATGCATGGCTTGCACCGGCGCAGCTTGACGATTGGGGCTGGCGTATCCCGTTCTTCATCGGCTGCCTGATCGTTCCTTTCGTGTTCTTCATTCGACGCTCGCTGCAGGAAACCGATGAATTCCTAGCGCGGAAGCATCATCCGACGCCCCGCGAAATCTATCGCTCCATCCTCGCAAACTGGAGCATTGTTCTTGCCGGGATGATGATGGTGATCATGACCACGGTGTCGTTCTACCTCATAACCGTCTACACGCCGACGTTCGGCAAATCGGTCCTCAAATTGTCCGCGGCCGACGGTCTGATTGTGACCATCTGTGTTGGTCTTTCGAACTTTATCTGGCTCCCTATCATGGGCGCACTCTCGGACCGTATCGGTCGTCGCCCGATCCTGATTACCTTCTCGACGCTGGCGTTTCTCACCGCCTATCCGGCGCTTTCTTGGCTGGCAGAAGGACCGACGTTTTCGAAGATGCTGATGGTCGAGCTTTGGCTGTCGTTCATCTACGCCAGCTACAACGGCGCAATGATTGTCGCATTGACCGAAGTCATGCCGGTTAGCGTGCGAACGTCGGGATTCTCTCTCGCATATAGTTTGGCAACGACGTTCGGGGGATTTACCGCGGCGGTCTGCACCTGGCTTATCGCTACCACTGGTGACAACGCGTCGCCGGGATATTGGATGAGTGCGGCAGCGGTTTGTGGTCTGGCCGGGACCTACTTCGTTTACAGGCCGCAACAACGACGCGCGCTATCCGGCGCCAATTCGCTGGAGTCGGCGATAGGGACGTGAGTACCAAAAGATCGATGACCTCGGTCGTCGTCGAGCGAGCACAGTCTCCGAATTATTGCATCGAAGGAAGTTGCCGATGAGCGTGATGACCCACGTGCGCAGGCTGATTGCGCTAAGCTTGCTGATCATTTTGGCAGCGGCGGGAATCGCCAGGGCGTCCGAGATCAGGGTCATGATCTCGGGAGGCTTAGCGACACCTTACAAGGAGCTCGTACCGCAATTTGAACGCGCGACGGGAAACACAGTCGTCACGGCCTACGGCCCCTCGATGGGGAAGACGGAGAACGCCATCCCTGTGCGACTGGCACGCGGGGAGGCAGCGGACGTACTCATCATGGTCGGCGACGCGCTGGGCGAGATGATCGAGCAGGGCAGGGCAGTCAGAACCAGCCGCGTCGACCTGGTACGCTCGCCGATCGGGATCGCGGTACGCGCCGGGACCCCAAAGCCTGATATCGGTACGCCTGACGCATTGAAACAGGCACTGTTGAACGCGAAGTCAATTGCCTACTCCGATAGCGCCAGCGGCGTCTATGTGGGCACCGAGCTGTTCAAGCGTCTCGGGATTGCCGCCGAGATGAAGGACAAAGCCAAAATGATTCCGGCCGTGCCGGTCGCGAGTGTTGTTGCACGCGGTGACGCCGAACTCGGCTTTCAACAGATCAGTGAACTTCTGCCGATCGCTGGAGCCGATCTTGTCGGGCCGCTCCCGCCAGACGTCCAGAAAATCACGATCTTTTCTGCAGGCATAACCTCCAGCGCCACTCAGCCGGAAGCCGGACGGGCTCTCATTGCCTTCCTCGCTTCAGCTGCAGCCGCTCCGACCCTGAAAAAAGCGGGTCTCGATCCCTTTGCAGCATCGGAGAAATAGACCGGCTTCAGATCTGCGGGAGGCGGACGATTCCAGCGAAGGGGGACTTGATAGTGAAGCAGTATCTCAACAGCTTCGACGCTCGCCAGACACTTGTCGTCGGTGCAAAGACCTACGCCTACTATTCGCTTGCCGCGGCGGAAAAGAATGGCCTTCCCAGCGTCTCGAGAAGCTCGCGATCGAGATCCGCGAGTCCGATGGTGCGAACAAGGCCATCATTTCCTTGACCTGCCGCATCGATACGCTCGACGAGCTCGAGTATTCCGTAACGGCGGAATTCCTCAATACGTCCTACGCCAACTGGCTGCCTGATTGTCAATCCGAAACGAGGACGCCATGCCAACGACTTCCGCGCCGCTACCGAGGATCGAAGCGGGAACCATGCGCCGCATTACTTGGCGCCTGCTTCCGTTTTTCATGCTTTGCTATTTCATTTCATACGTCGACCGCGTCAATGCCGGTTTTGCGGCCCTGCAAATGAACAAGGATCTGGGGCTGACGCAGGCTGCCTTCGGGGCGGGCGGGGCGCTGTTCTATATCGCCTACATTATTTTCGAGGTGCCCAGCAATCTGGCGATGCAGAAAGTTGGCGCGCGGATCTGGATCGCGCGTATTATGATCACATGGGGAATAGTCGGTATTCTCTCCGCTTTTGCGGTAGGGCCGATTACTTTTTATCTGAGCCGCTTTTTGTTGGGTGCAGCGGAGGCCGGGTTCTTTCCTGGTGTGATCCTGTATCTGACCTTCTGGTTTCCGGCGGCTTATCGCGCACGGA of the Bradyrhizobium sp. WSM1417 genome contains:
- a CDS encoding MFS transporter — its product is MTATTGQSKLGMVLRVTSGNFLEMFDFFLSGVYASYIAKAFFPLENEYASLLLTFVAFGAGFLMRPLGAIILGAYVDRIGRRQGLIVTLSIMAAGTVLIAFVPSYATIGILAPILVLIGRLLQGFSAGVELGGVSVYLSEMATPGKKGFYASWQSASQQVAIIVSASLGFALNAWLAPAQLDDWGWRIPFFIGCLIVPFVFFIRRSLQETDEFLARKHHPTPREIYRSILANWSIVLAGMMMVIMTTVSFYLITVYTPTFGKSVLKLSAADGLIVTICVGLSNFIWLPIMGALSDRIGRRPILITFSTLAFLTAYPALSWLAEGPTFSKMLMVELWLSFIYASYNGAMIVALTEVMPVSVRTSGFSLAYSLATTFGGFTAAVCTWLIATTGDNASPGYWMSAAAVCGLAGTYFVYRPQQRRALSGANSLESAIGT
- a CDS encoding substrate-binding domain-containing protein, translated to MSVMTHVRRLIALSLLIILAAAGIARASEIRVMISGGLATPYKELVPQFERATGNTVVTAYGPSMGKTENAIPVRLARGEAADVLIMVGDALGEMIEQGRAVRTSRVDLVRSPIGIAVRAGTPKPDIGTPDALKQALLNAKSIAYSDSASGVYVGTELFKRLGIAAEMKDKAKMIPAVPVASVVARGDAELGFQQISELLPIAGADLVGPLPPDVQKITIFSAGITSSATQPEAGRALIAFLASAAAAPTLKKAGLDPFAASEK